Proteins encoded by one window of Martelella endophytica:
- the thpR gene encoding RNA 2',3'-cyclic phosphodiesterase: protein MPRIFTALEIPREQALSLSLLRGGLPGARWIDVENYHITLRFIGDVDFRTADEVVHWLDRIERPSFQLNLTGTGAFGSKKPHAIWAGVSPSPDLFALQGEIDRICQRLGLKADPRKFSPHVTLARLRGSRVQDVVEYLSARGNFHTLPFTAARFVLLSSRDSVGGGPYKVEEAFELYDPMDDAWSFESNDWQPVKSMW, encoded by the coding sequence ATGCCGAGAATTTTCACCGCCCTCGAAATCCCGCGCGAACAGGCGTTGAGTCTTTCGCTTCTGCGCGGCGGCCTGCCCGGGGCCCGCTGGATCGATGTGGAGAATTACCACATCACTCTGCGGTTCATCGGCGATGTCGACTTTCGCACCGCCGATGAAGTGGTCCACTGGCTCGACCGGATCGAGCGTCCCTCCTTCCAGCTCAACCTCACCGGAACCGGCGCCTTCGGCAGCAAGAAGCCGCATGCCATCTGGGCCGGTGTATCGCCGTCACCCGATCTTTTTGCGCTGCAGGGCGAAATCGACCGCATCTGCCAGCGGCTCGGGCTGAAGGCCGATCCTCGCAAGTTCTCGCCGCATGTGACGCTGGCGCGGCTGCGCGGTTCGCGGGTCCAGGATGTCGTCGAGTATCTTTCCGCCCGCGGCAATTTCCACACGCTGCCGTTCACCGCGGCCCGGTTCGTGCTGCTGTCGTCGCGTGATTCCGTCGGCGGCGGCCCCTACAAGGTCGAGGAGGCCTTTGAGCTCTACGATCCGATGGATGACGCCTGGAGCTTTGAAAGCAATGATTGGCAGCCCGTGAAGAGCATGTGGTAG
- a CDS encoding arylesterase produces the protein MRLKASSRIVFAALALISATGLARAAEPVQLVVLGDSLVAGYELGPGEDYPAKLETALKAAGHDLTIANAGVSGDTTSGGLSRVDWSVPDGTDGVILELGANDALRGIVPQNTEDNLTAIIEKLKARDIPVMLMGMMAPPNMGADYGENFNAIYGKLAEKYDVPLYPFFLDGVTTHPDLQLSDGMHPNAEGVDVMVENTLPAVEGFVEMIGG, from the coding sequence ATGCGATTAAAAGCGTCATCACGAATAGTTTTTGCCGCACTCGCCCTTATTTCCGCTACCGGGCTCGCCCGCGCTGCCGAACCGGTGCAGCTCGTCGTTCTCGGCGACAGCCTGGTTGCTGGCTACGAGCTCGGCCCCGGAGAGGACTATCCGGCGAAGCTGGAGACGGCGCTGAAGGCGGCCGGTCATGACTTGACGATTGCCAATGCCGGTGTCTCCGGGGATACGACAAGCGGCGGGCTTTCGCGGGTTGACTGGTCGGTGCCCGACGGCACGGACGGCGTTATTCTCGAGCTCGGCGCCAATGACGCGTTGCGCGGTATCGTGCCGCAAAACACCGAAGACAATCTCACCGCCATCATCGAAAAGCTGAAGGCGCGCGATATTCCGGTGATGCTGATGGGGATGATGGCGCCGCCGAACATGGGCGCCGACTACGGCGAGAACTTTAACGCCATCTATGGCAAACTTGCCGAAAAATATGACGTTCCGCTCTACCCGTTCTTCCTCGACGGGGTCACGACGCACCCCGATCTGCAGCTTTCCGACGGCATGCATCCGAACGCTGAGGGTGTCGACGTGATGGTCGAAAACACACTGCCCGCGGTTGAGGGCTTCGTGGAAATGATCGGGGGATAG
- a CDS encoding ABC transporter ATP-binding protein, producing MSENLITLHEAQLTLGKGSAAVHVLKGMSLEIGRGESVGILGPSGSGKSTLLMVIAGLERLDSGEITIDGTPLSGLSEDALAAFRGENVGIVFQSFHLIANMTALENAAIPLELAGRADAFERARAALESVGLGHRLTHYPGQLSGGEQQRVAIARALAPEPAVLIADEPTGNLDGDTGSQIADLLFARQREMGTTLVLVTHDPSLAARCDREIHVRSGEIVTDAPAQ from the coding sequence TTGTCGGAAAACCTGATTACGCTTCACGAGGCCCAGCTGACGCTCGGCAAGGGCTCGGCCGCCGTCCATGTGCTGAAGGGCATGTCGCTTGAGATCGGCCGCGGCGAGTCCGTCGGTATTCTCGGGCCTTCCGGTTCCGGCAAATCGACGCTCCTGATGGTGATTGCCGGGCTGGAGCGCCTCGACAGCGGCGAGATCACCATCGACGGCACCCCGCTTTCCGGCCTTTCCGAGGATGCGCTCGCCGCCTTCCGCGGCGAAAATGTCGGCATCGTGTTCCAGTCCTTCCACCTGATCGCCAACATGACGGCGCTCGAAAACGCCGCGATCCCGCTGGAGCTCGCCGGCCGCGCCGATGCCTTCGAGCGGGCCCGCGCCGCTCTTGAGAGCGTCGGTCTCGGCCACCGGCTGACCCATTATCCCGGCCAGCTTTCCGGCGGCGAACAGCAGCGCGTGGCGATTGCCCGTGCGCTTGCCCCTGAACCCGCTGTGCTGATCGCCGACGAGCCGACAGGTAATCTCGATGGCGACACCGGCAGCCAGATCGCCGATCTTCTGTTCGCCCGCCAGCGCGAAATGGGCACGACGCTGGTGCTCGTCACCCACGATCCGTCGCTTGCCGCGCGCTGCGACCGGGAAATCCACGTCCGCTCCGGCGAAATCGTCACGGATGCGCCGGCGCAATGA